DNA sequence from the Candidatus Fluviicola riflensis genome:
TTCATAAGTTGAACCCGCTAAACGACCTTTCTTCTTCATGTCTAAACAAAAAATGTGTAACCTTAAGCAGAAAAGTACTTTTATCTGGTTGTAAACACAACTACATCTATGAAAATAACAAAACAACTCACAGGTGCATTCATTCTTGCAATTGCACTCACACTCGTTTCATTTGATAGCCCAACAGGTTGGTTTGAAGCGGGAAGCGATCCGGAAAGTTACGATATGGGCATTGATCAGGGAGCCGGTCAAGACGGTAAAAATGCCGCAACTATTAAATCGAAAGTGAAAAAAATCAAAGGTTTTGGTACGTTGATGCAGGATTGTTTACCCGATAATTATTGGGGGAAACGTGTTCGAATGTCAGGAATGGTGAAAACACAAGGTGTTTCGGATTGGGCCGGCTTGTGGTTTCGTATCGATCAAAAGGATTCTGACCGTGATCTCGGTTTTGACAATATGCACGATGGCAAAAAAGACAGATCGATCAAAGGAACCACCGATTGGAAGAGGTACGAAATTGTGCTGGATGTTCCGGTAAACGCTTCTAATCTTGCCTATGGCGCTTTGCTGGTTGGAACAGGTCAAATTTGGTTTGACGACATTAAGTTTGAAATCGTGGACAATACCGTTCCTACAACCGGAGAAAGCAGTGCGCATCTGATGCCTGGTAAAGAACCTGTAAACCTTGATTTTGAGAAATAAGAAAACACGGTCTACTTCATCTTTTCTTTCAGGAACTTTTTGATCTCTTTGTCAGTAGCATAATCATCCGCTTTTTTTCCGAAATCGTCTTCCAGGTTTACATCAGCGCCTTTGTTGACCAACAACATTGTGAAATCTTTGTTAGATTGCTGAACAGCCAGGAAAAGCAGTGATTGCTTCTGAAAATTAACCGGCTGATTGAGATCAAAGCGATAGGTTTCCAGCGCAATCTGCAGCAAATCCAACGACGAAGCTGAGATTGCCAGCGAAGCCATTTTTTTCTGCTCGTCCGGTGACAAAGGAAGATCGGGATATTTACGCAAAACCTGTAATACAGCCGCGGTATTCTTTGCATTTAGAAACTCGTTGAGCTGTTTTGTTTCTTCGAGGCGTTTCATCACGGCAACATTCCGCTCTTCGGGTGTCATGGCGCCTTTCGTTTTCAGGTAATCGATCACCGGCTGATATTCGGTTTTGATGGCGTATTCTGCTGCATTCCGATCAAAATAACCAATCACGTTTACATCTGCTTTATTTTCTACCAAAAACTTTACAAAAGGTAAATCTTTCTTTTCGATAGCCTTGATCAACACCGGTTCATCAAAATAACAGGCTTGTTCCAAATCAATTTTCTGGGAAATGAGGTATTGCGCCAATTCAAAATCCTGCAACTCAAGTGCCACACACATATAGGTGGCATGCCAATCGTCAACTGCATTTACGTCTGCTCCGTTTTCAAGGAGATAACGAATAATTTGCGGGTTTTTGCATTTCGGACGCTGGCCACTGCTGTTTTTCGGATTAAAATCGGCACCCTTCGTGCGCAACCATTCCAATAACTGCAGGTTACCAGCCAATGTGGCTTTGTAAACAAGCGTTTCCTTACTTTTTCCACACGAGTTGATACTCAATCCTTTTCCAAGAAAGATTTCCGTTAACGGTACATCTACCATTGCACCGTTCACTTCCACTAAATAAGACAGCGCATTCAATCCGTCATTGTTGACCTGTGCACAATTCGCACCACGGTCGATCAGCAATTTCACCCGTTCGCTTTTATTCAACGAAGCTGCTTTTAACAATACTGTATTTCCTGTATGATCGGCATGATCAAGATTGACTTTGCGCTGTAAAAATAAATCGAACAAGGCAGGATTGTCATTCCTGTTGGCATAGAATAAAGCTGTTTCTCCGAGATTGTTCTCGAACTCAAGATTTGCAGTTTGATCAAGCAGTTGTGTGACAAGTGTCAAATTCTGCGATTTGCACGCCAGCATCAGCGCATTTTCATTGGCGGCTGAAACCGAATTCACATCCAGTTTTAATTCCCTGATCGCATAATCGATCATGAGTTGATCACCGTTTTCAATGGCTAACAATAAGGCATTTTTTCCGTCTTCGTCTACGGCAGATTTTGTAGCTCCGCTTGACAAAGCAAGCGCTGCTATCGATTGGTTCGATTCTTTAATTGCACGTATAAAAACGACATTTGCATCGGCACCAAGCGGTAACAATTGTTTGATCAGTTCATCGCGTTTATATGTGAACGCAAAGTTGACCGCTTCATCAATCTTTACGCCGTTTCGCACAAGGAAAATGGCCACTTCATCATGGTTGTTCATCACAGCTGCCTCAATGGGCGAAATGTAATATTTACGAAACAATCCCGGTTTCCGTTTTTGGGAAACGTTGACAGAAAAGCCTTCCTGTACTAAAAATTTCACCACATTCAGGTGTCCGTATTCACTGGCTGCCAACACTGCTTCGGAATCTGTGAAACCATAATCGCGCAGGATTTCGATCCATGAAAGATCATTTTTCTCGCAAGCATCGTAAAATCCGTTACGGCCTGTCGCTCCCTTTTGCAATAAGTAAAGCGCAATGTCTTTGTAATAGTTCGAAACGGCCAATTCAACCGGTTCAACATGCCACATATCGCCTGTTTGAAAATCGGCGCCTGATTCAACCAAACGCTTTACTTCTTTCAGGTTATTCGCTTTTACAGCTTTGAAGACGGGTGTTTCTTCTTCCTGAGCAATGAGTGAAAAAGTCATTAACAACGTCAAAAAACACAAGGTGAAATGACGTAAACGGATCGTTGAAAGTAAACTTTGTTTCATGCAGTAATCATTGGTTGTTCAGATGAATCAAATATCATGCATTTTTTTGTTCCGGAGCGTAACTTTTTACCCTTTTTTACGATATAGTTCTTTAGGCATGAATATTGTCTGACACAATTGAATTTTTATAGAACGCAAGCTTATGTTGAAAAACTACTTCCTTTTTTCTGTTGTTTCCGGTGCATTAATCTTTACTTCTGCTGCTTTTGCGCAGGAAGAAGATCCTTCTTGCTTGCCGCCACCCAAAAAAGCACAGAAATACATCGACGCAGGTAATAGTGCCAAAACTCCCCAGGAAGCTTCTGATAATTACCAGAAAGCCATTGATGCCGCGCCTGATAACGCAGCTTGTTATTTTGCATTTGGGCAATACGCTTACGATATGGGAATGGAATATTTCAAAACCCAGCCCAATCCTGATTTAGGTGAACGCAGTTTTGCAAAAGCGGAAGTGATGCTGAAAAACGCGATGGAATACTGCGATGATTACAACTCTGAAATGTTTTACTTGTTGGGAGTCATCAACTATTCGCAATCGGAAATGGAAGATGCCACCAAGTGGTTTGAAAAGTTTCTCGCCTACAAACATTCGGATAATGCGCGTTATGGTGAAAATTATGCGAAACAGCTTGCGGATGTAAAAGAAGTATTGGCTGAATTGAAAGACGAGCAGGAAATGATGGCAACCACGGTTCCGTTCAATCCGAAGATGGTCCCGAATGTTTCTTCGCGCGAGTGGGACGAATATTTCCCGATGATTTCACCAGATAACGAAGTGATGTTCTTTACGCGTAAAATCAGTCGTGATATTGGTTATACAGCAGGCGGTAGTATGAAAGAGGAATTTACAATTTCAAAACGTAAGAGCGAAACACAATTATTTGATAGTGGCGAACCATTTCCAAAACCATTCAACGACGGAACATTTACCAGTTACGGCGCGGCATCCATGTCGGTCGATAACAAGGAAATGATCATGTGCGCCTGCAAGAAGGAAGAAGTGAAAGGCCAGATTTATACGAATTGTGACTTGTATTCTACTACGTTTATGCGCAGCGAAACTGCCAAGAGTGGCTATGAATGGACACCTCTGGTCAATCTCGGTCCAAAAATCAATACTTCTGACGGATGGGAAGGACAACCTTCGATGTCAGCCGATGGAAACATCTTGTTTTATACAGCCAACAGAGCAACAACCAAAGACAATGACGTTTTTATGGTGAAACGCAATCCTGACGGAACGTGGGGCGCAGCGGAGCCATTCGATGAGATCAATACCGACGGAAAAGACAAAAGCCCGTTCCTGCACCAGGATAGCGAAACCTTGTATTTTGTTTCTACAACTTCAGACTCCCGCAAAGGAATGGGTGGTTTGGATATTTTCTACATGCGTGAAGAAAACGGTGTTTGGTCGAAACCAAAAAACATCGGAAATCCGATCAATACTCCTGAAGACGAATTGGGAATCTTTGTTTCTACTGACGGCCAACTGGCTTATTATTCGTCGCAGGTTGGCGGAAAATGGGATATCTACGGCTTTGAATTGTACGAAGAAGCCCGTCCGAAAGCAGTGGCAATCTTAAAAGGTGAATTAAAAGCTCCGGACGGATCACCGATCACCGATGCCACAATCGAAGTAGCTTACGAAAATTCTGATAAAGTAGAAACCGTAAAAGTAAATGGCGACGATGGTAAATATGCTGTTGTTGTAAAAACAGAAGTGCCGCAGGATATCATGATCAGCGTGAAGAAAGAAGGTGCTGCGTTTGATTCGAAACTGATTACCAAAGAAGAAGTTGCTAAAAAAGAAGACCGTGTAAACAACGACCTTGCGGTGAAAGAACTGAAAGTTGGTGAGGCTTACACAATCAACGACATCTTGTACGATTACAACTCGGATGAGCTGAAAGATAAATCGAAGTTCATTTTGCGCGAATTTGCCCGTTACATGAAAAGCAACGAGATGATCGAAATCACGATTCAGGGTCATACCGACAGCGACGGCGACGACGCGAAAAACCTTGATTTATCTGACCGTCGTGCCAAGGGCGTGAAAGACTACCTGGTTTCTTTGGGAATCGATGAAAATCGTTTGGAAGCCAAAGGTTTGGGCGAAACGCAACCGAAAGTTCCGAATGATAATGCAGAGAACAAAGCAAAAAATCGTCGCACGGACTTCCTGATTCGTGGGATGTAGACACTGAATTATCAATGGTTAAATTATCAATTATAAAGAAGGACTCCTCGTTCTTTATAATTGATAATTCATAATTCATAATTTTTTGTGTTTACTTTTGCGCCATGCAAACCAACAACATTCAGGGATATTGCGCTATTGGCGTGTTCAATGCCAAAACCGAACACAATGTCGGTACGCTTTGGCGTTCGGCTTATATTTTGGGCGCGAGTTATATTTTCACGGTTGGAAAACGCTACAAAAAACAAACCTCTGACGTATTGAAAACATGGGCGCGTATCCCCTACTTTCATTATGATACCATCGAAGATTTATTCGAGAACATTCCCTACGATTGTCGTTTGATTGGAATAGAGTTAACAGAAGAAGCTACAATGCTCCACGATTTTCAACATCCGCAGCGGGCGATTTATTTACTCGGATCAGAAGATCAGGGTTTACCGCAAAGTGTGCTCGACAAATGTCATTTTACGGTGAAATTGCCGGGGAATTCGTCACTGAATGTAGCTGTGACCGGAAGTATTGTGCTACACGACAGAGTAGCGAAGAATCCGATTGAACTTCCAGAAAACCATAAAGGTTAGTTGATTTTGAATGTTGAATGCTTAATGTTGAATTGGATTTCAGGTAGTTGATTTTGGAGAAACTTATGAAACTCAAGAACTCCTTAACTTACGAAACTCCCAATTCAAAATTCAACATTCAAAATTAAGCATTTGTAGCTACGCCGATATGAAAAACCGCATCTCCTTTATTCACCAGCGGAGCTTCATTCACGCAAATGATAAATCCTTTCATGGTTGATTTTACCTTCCGTTCAATTTCACCGTATGGGTCGCAGACAATTCCCAAAACAGTTCCAACCTCTACTTCGTCGCCATTTTTAACAATTGCCTGAAAAACCCCCGAGTGCGGAGCTCTCAGCCATTTTGAGGAGGTAATGAGAATGGGATTCCGGTCTTGTAATTCCACCATTTTAAAAGTACGCATGCCTAAATGAACCAATACGCGCTGAATTCCGGCCAAGCCTTCTTCCACAATTTTCTCGTCGATTGAATTGGCTTTTCCGCCTTCAAACAACAGAATTTTTTTGCCACGTTTATTTAACGCTTCACGAATGGATTTGCTGATATAAGCCGAGTGCACGATAAACGGCGGACTAAATACATTGGCAAGTTCCATGCTTACTTCATCCGTTTTCAAACAACGGATTTGGGCAATGTTGCTGCGCTGTGCCGCTCCGGTATGAAAGTCGATTGCCAGGTCGATATTCGGCGCAATTTCTTTCATGAACTGATAGGCAAACTGGCTGGCCAGCGAACCGCTTTTTGTTCCTGGGAAACTTCGGTTGAGATCCCGCCCATCGGGCAATTCGCGTTTCACATTCAGATAACCGAACACATTAAACACCGGAATACAAATAATCGTTCCGGTACTCGGTTTGTTCCAACCCTTGCGGATCACGCGGCGAATGATTTCCATGCCGTTGATCTCATCGCCGTGCATACCGGCCATAAGTAACAAAACAGGTCCATCCTTTTCGGCGCGCTGCACAATAACAGGAACCTGAATTGGTGTGTTGGTATGCAATTTTGCAACATTCATGCTTAGTTCCGCACCTTTTCCGGGTAGGATTTCTGTGCCTAAAATGAAAAATCGCTTTGCCATGCCTTACACGTTTACGTTCTTTTCGATGTATTGAATAATTTTTCCGGCGATGTCTACGCCTGTAGCGCGTTCAATGCCTTCCAAACCTGGAGAAGAATTCACTTCCAATACCAGCGGCCCTCTTTCGGATTGTAGCATATCGACACCCGCAACTCCCAATCCTACAGCTTGTGCAGAACGAATGGCAGTTGATTTTTCTTCTTCGGTCAATTCGATTTGCATAGCGGAACCACCACGATGCAGATTCGAGCGGAATTCTCCTTCTTTTCCCTGGCGTTTCATCGCTCCTACTACTTCGCCGTCTACCACAAAAGCACGAATATCGGCTCCTTTGGCTTCGTGAATGAATTCCTGAACAATTACGCGGGCGCGCAAACCGTTGAAAGCTTCCAATACCGACTGTGCGGCATTCTGATTTTCAGCCAATACAACGCCCAATCCTTGTGTTCCTTCCAGTAATTTCAACACAACAGGTGCACCACCGGCCGATTCAACAACGTGTTCTACATTGCGCGAATAGTTGGTGAAAACCGTTTTCGGTAAACCGATTCCTTCTTTTGAAAGCACCTGCAGGCATCGCAGTTTGTCGCGGGAATGCACAATACCGCGCGAACTCACGACCGAAAACACATTCATCATTTCGAACTGGCGCACCACTGCCGTTCCGTAAAATGTGACTGAAGCTCCGATACGGGGAATCACCGCATTAAATCCGGTAAGATATTCCGAGCCGTAATACAGCGACGGACCTTTTTGTTCGATCTCGATATTGCAGCGAAGATGGTCAACCACATGGGCTTCGTGGCCACGCTTTTCGGCTGCTTCAACCAATCTTCGGGTTGAATACAAATCTGTGTTGCGTGACAGGATGGCGATTTTCATATACTACTCTTATTCTCTTAAATAAATCAATTTACAGTTTAGATTCGGCCTTGAACGAACAATTTGTTTTGGACGAATCAACTAAAAAGCGTTTGTTCAACAATCTTCTTCCCAACAAAATAGGATTGCGCAAACCGGTGCGTTCAGTGAGCGAAAATAGTGTTTCCACCGTTTCGTTGAACAGCCTGACGGTTCCAACTACAAAAAAACGTTCCTCAGACATTCCGTTGGAGCTTTTCACCTTCTTTCGGATGTAGGTATCAAACTGAAATTTCTTTCCCGTATATCCTTCAATAGACGGATCAAGGAACACCACTTCAAGCATCTGTTTTCCATCTATTTCCACCAGGTTAATACTGTGACAGTGCATGGAACTTGAATATGCGCCCGAATCTATTTTCACCGGAACATTGATCAACTCAAACTCAGGAAAGGTCACAATGTCTTTTCTTCCTAAAATATGCATGTTATTACTTTGACGGGTAAGAAAATTGCTTGAAGTCGTCCTCTTCGAATTTCAGCCATTTCTGTTGCATTAATTCTTTTACGGAAGACGGCATTTCGGTTTTTGCTTCAATGGTCGGTTCGTCGGTAGACATACCCTCAAGTGTTGTAATTCCCATGAATATGAATTTTTCATTCGAGTTGAAGCAATACAATTTACGGTCGGCCGGTGAAACATCACTTCGGCACGAAAGCGTGTATTGAAAGGAAACTTCGGCCATGCCATCAGCATTGACATCGGTTATCGAAAGCGATTTTTTAGTAAACCCGGCATAGAGGTCAAAATCATAACATCCTTGAAAATCGGCAACTTTCCAGATGGATTTATAATTGGATTTTTCGTCGGAACGCGCAAACAAATAAGCATTGATCTCGGCTCTATCGCCGACTTTCTCGTATTCCCCGGCTTCGTTTTTCTCACTCACCGGAAACATACCGGTTTGAGTCAAAAGCAGGATATTATGTCCGTTGGCGTCATCAAATTCCAGGCATTCCACGATAATTCCGCGGTAAAACACATCGCGCGGCAAATCGTTGTAACCGATAGCCTGTATATTGAAAGCGGGGACGGGTTTTGAATTGTCCCAGATTCCAAGCCAATTAGACATACTCATGGTGCCTTCGGTTAATTCCTGTGCAAAGATTGTGAAAGGAAGCAAGGCTAGCAAGATGCTGATTTTCTTCATGTCAGTTCGTGTTTTATCAATCGAAAATAGTCAAAAAAGCGAAAGTGAACGGGGATTGCTGCTTTAAGCTGAAAAAAGTTGTATCTTTGCGTATTGAATTAGAAAAATATTTGCTAATATTGCACCCCCAATTATGGGTTAGCGATAGAAATTAAGAGTCATGGATTTTATAAGAGAGCTTCAAAAAGAATTAGTAGAAGTAAGAGAGTTTCCAGCATTTGGTGCCGGAGATACAGTTACTGTGTCTTACAAAATTAAAGAGGGAAACAAAGAGCGTATTCAGCAGTTTCAAGGTGTTGTATTGCAACGTCGCGGTTCTGGTTCAACGGAAACATTTACGGTTCGTAAAATGTCAGGAAACGTAGGTGTAGAGCGTATCTTCCCTATTACTTCTCCGTTTATCGACGCAATCGTAGTGAACAAACACGGTGCTGTTCGTCGTGCTCGTATTTTCTACTTCCGTGAGCGTACAGGTAAATCTGCCCGTATCAAGGAAAAAAGAAGATTCGTTCGTTAAGAAGCTCCAACTTTTTAGATATACAAAGGCTGTCAATCAAAAATTGGCGGTCTTTTTTTATTTAATGTTGAATTTTGAATGCTTAATGTTGAATTATCAAGACCGTTCTTCTGGTACAGTTTTCCTGATAATTTTTCAATTTATAATTGATAACTCAATCGAAGCCTAGCTTCATTCAAAATTCAACATTAAGCATTCAACATTATTAACATGTTTTTCCTCCTTTCAAAACTATTGCTCTTCCTGCTCTCACCGCTTACGTGGGTGATTGTCGGTTTGGGACTCACTTTTTTCTCGAAATCAGCCCGATGGAAGAAACGCGGTAAAGTCACCGCAATTTTCTGCCTGTTATTTTTCAGCAATACCTTTATCTACAAAGAAGTTTGCCGGCAATGGGAAGTTTTCGGAACGCCAATCAACAAGGTCAAACATTATGATGTTGGAATCGTTTTGGGCGGAATGGCCGAGTACAATAACGATCTGAAAACATTGAGCCTGCGTCGCGGCGGTGATCGCATCTGGCAAACCATTGATTTGTATAAATCAGGGAAGATTGATAAAATACTGATCAGCGGCGACAACGGCGATCTGACCAATAAAGGTTTGCACGAAGCCAAACAAATGAAAGCCATCCTGGTGCGTTGGGGAATTCCGAAAGAAGATATCATCACCGAAACTGTTTCACGCAATACTCACCAAAATGCGGTGGAGACAAAAAAAGTACTCGATAAGTATTATCCGCACTACAAATCATTTATTCTGATTACTTCCGGCCGGCACATGCGTCGCGCGCTGGCTTGTTATGAAAATGCCGGTTTATATTGCACTCCCTATTCCACTGATCTCTACACCGGCCCGAAACGCAGTTATACCTTCGATGAATTCATCGTTCCAGATGTTTCTACGATGGCTGACTGGCATGGATTGCTAAAAGAAATGGTTGGATATGTGGCGTATGGGATGACGGGGAAGATCTAGAGCAGAAAGTTGTTGAGTTTATGAGTTGGACAGTTTTGTAAGTTGGGGTTATTTCTCACTATAAAAAAGCGGTTCGATGATTTCTTCGGCTTCTTTGAGGTAAACGCTTCCGCAGGTTTTGAGTTTTGACTGGATTTTCGGCCACGTTTCCTGGTAATCATAATCGTTGTACAAACTACCAATGGCGTTTATCCATTTCCCGTAAGACGATTTATAAGCGCCATGTTTAATATCCTTGAAAAACGTACACGGCCGTTCTACCAGCAATGAACCACAAATTCGTTGCATTTCACTGTAAGGATAATAATCATATGTTCCCCGGTCAACGACTTTACTTTCGAGTATGGCGTTGATCACAAACACATAAAACGCTTTGTTGTTATCCGGAATCGTATCCAGCATCTGCAGCAAATCATACGACATCCTATCATACATCAGCGATTGCTTGCCGTTCACAAACAATTTAGCCGTTTTATTGATCGAAGGCTGATTCAGGTAATACGAGAGTTTGTTGCCCGCAATGGTTGCAGGGACTTTTGAAATGTAGCAGCCATTGTGATTGATAAATCGCCAAACAGAATCCGGAATCTTTACCAATCCTCCTCGTTCAAGATCAATTGAAGCTTGCGGATTCAATTTCATAATCTCAGGCGGCATCGATGTCAACGGATTCCAAAGTGCATTCAACTCCTCAATATTGCTCAAATCACCAATGCTCGCAGGAAATGTAGTCAGCTTATTTTCCTGGAGGTCCAATTTTTTCAATGAAATCATCTTCCCTATTTCACGTGGCAATTCAACCAGTTGATTACTTCGTAAATCCAATTCTTCGAGTAACGTCAATTGACAGATTTCATCAGGAAGAGTTTTCAATTGGTTTCCATCCAAACTTACACGCCTTAATTGTGTTAGTTCGCCGAATTCTTTCGGAAGTGTCTTCAGTTGAGAATTAAGATCCAATGTACGAAGCTGTTTCAATTGACCGATTTCGGTTGGAAGTGTTTCGAAGTTCATTCCCCACAAAACCAACTCTTCCAATTGAACCAGTTTTCCGATTTCCGATGGAAGTAGTTCTAATTTTGCTCCAATCTGCAATTTTTTCAGGTTAGTTAAATTTCCAAACGAAGCAGGAAGTTCAGTGACTTCAATCGAACTGATAGCCAACACTCTTAAGTTCGTTAACGTTCCTATTTCAGCC
Encoded proteins:
- a CDS encoding rRNA methyltransferase, which translates into the protein MQTNNIQGYCAIGVFNAKTEHNVGTLWRSAYILGASYIFTVGKRYKKQTSDVLKTWARIPYFHYDTIEDLFENIPYDCRLIGIELTEEATMLHDFQHPQRAIYLLGSEDQGLPQSVLDKCHFTVKLPGNSSLNVAVTGSIVLHDRVAKNPIELPENHKG
- a CDS encoding succinylglutamate desuccinylase, whose amino-acid sequence is MAKRFFILGTEILPGKGAELSMNVAKLHTNTPIQVPVIVQRAEKDGPVLLLMAGMHGDEINGMEIIRRVIRKGWNKPSTGTIICIPVFNVFGYLNVKRELPDGRDLNRSFPGTKSGSLASQFAYQFMKEIAPNIDLAIDFHTGAAQRSNIAQIRCLKTDEVSMELANVFSPPFIVHSAYISKSIREALNKRGKKILLFEGGKANSIDEKIVEEGLAGIQRVLVHLGMRTFKMVELQDRNPILITSSKWLRAPHSGVFQAIVKNGDEVEVGTVLGIVCDPYGEIERKVKSTMKGFIICVNEAPLVNKGDAVFHIGVATNA
- a CDS encoding 30S ribosomal protein S6--L-glutamate ligase codes for the protein MKIAILSRNTDLYSTRRLVEAAEKRGHEAHVVDHLRCNIEIEQKGPSLYYGSEYLTGFNAVIPRIGASVTFYGTAVVRQFEMMNVFSVVSSRGIVHSRDKLRCLQVLSKEGIGLPKTVFTNYSRNVEHVVESAGGAPVVLKLLEGTQGLGVVLAENQNAAQSVLEAFNGLRARVIVQEFIHEAKGADIRAFVVDGEVVGAMKRQGKEGEFRSNLHRGGSAMQIELTEEEKSTAIRSAQAVGLGVAGVDMLQSERGPLVLEVNSSPGLEGIERATGVDIAGKIIQYIEKNVNV
- a CDS encoding 50S ribosomal protein L19: MDFIRELQKELVEVREFPAFGAGDTVTVSYKIKEGNKERIQQFQGVVLQRRGSGSTETFTVRKMSGNVGVERIFPITSPFIDAIVVNKHGAVRRARIFYFRERTGKSARIKEKRRFVR